One genomic region from Brachionichthys hirsutus isolate HB-005 chromosome 24, CSIRO-AGI_Bhir_v1, whole genome shotgun sequence encodes:
- the cenpl gene encoding centromere protein L: METRRSSVTRTPGDGAAVRRRSRSAGYQLLYRSTVGAASQLCATPALTARRLDASRRAPRSRNITEKVNEEHLTVLVKKEWHLSYVTPLYQFRHAHLKSYSRRLSAFIAAGKQDGLLVALEGGQSSFGVSLSAVQGMAEADSDAEMVLIQIHSTPQFAGQDEPQKSLWSGWLTCINGNPDYLCSIPDNFVCLPLFGCHGPESLTAAVKAWFQTTFDCCFGQLEVSQTSLQWLLALWTNCHAETSIQHLKMVWTIPVALPLQVTYAVDPRDAWELWRSIRKGQQEDTGENIDLEEVTSFVQGLKSHFYRHFKLDLSAGILSQVSTGLGSAKDSGRIKFSSSRYMTTTMMLLTECALLKMPI; the protein is encoded by the exons ATGGAGACGCGACGGAGCAG TGTCACACGGACTCCAGGCGACGGTGCTGCGGTTcgaaggaggagcagaagcGCCGGCTACCAGCTGCTGTACCGCAGCACCGTCGGTGCGGCTTCGCAGCTCTGCGCAACTCCTGCGTTGACGGCGCGGAGATTAGACGCGAGCAGGAGGGCTCCGAGGTCACGAAACATCACC GAGAAGGTGAACGAGGAGCATCTGACCGTACTGGTGAAGAAGGAGTGGCACCTGTCGTACGTCACGCCCCTCTATCAGTTCAGACACGCCCACCTGAAGAGCTACTCCAGGCGGCTATCCGCGTTCATCGCGGCGGGGAAGCAGGACGGGTTGTTGGTGGCGTTGGAGGGAGGCCAGAGCAGCTTCGGGGTCTCTCTGTCTGCGGTGCAGGGCATGGCGGAGGCAGACAGCGACGCCGAGATGGTCCTCATTCAG ATCCACTCCACGCCTCAGTTTGCCGGCCAGGATGAGCCTCAGAAGTCGTTGTGGAGTGGCTGGCTGACCTGCATCAACGGAAACCCCGACTACCTGTGCTCCATCCCCGACAACTTCGTCTGCCTGCCTCTCTTCGGGTGCCACGGCCCCGAGTCGCTCACGGCGGCGGTCAAAGCCTGGTTCCAGACGACCTTCGACTGCTGCTTCGGGCAGCTGGAGGTCAGCCAGACCAGCCTCCAGTGGCTGCTGGCGCTGTGGACCAACTGCCACGCCGAAACCAGCATCCAGCACCTCAAGATGGTCTGGACTATTCCGGTGGCGCTGCCGCTGCAGGTCACGTACGCGGTGGACCCCAGAGATGCGTGGGAGCTGTGGCGCTCCATCAGGAAGGGTCAGCAGGAGGACACGGGGGAGAACATCGACCTGGAGGAGGTGACGAGCTTCGTTCAGGGGCTGAAGAGCCACTTCTACAGACATTTCAAGCTGGATCTGTCTGCGGGGATCTTGAGCCAGGTGTCTACGGGGCTGGGGTCAGCCAAGGACAGCGGCAGGATCAAG TTCTCCAGCAGCAGGTACATGACGACCACCATGATGCTCCTGACCGAATGTGCTCTCCTCAAAATGCCCATCTGA
- the LOC137912065 gene encoding FUN14 domain-containing protein 1 isoform X3, whose translation MATADRREAGQDEPESEDEVYEVVDLTEYARRHQWWSRVFGSSSGPITEKYSVAAQLMMGGVTGWCAGYLFQRVGKIAATAVGGGFLLLQIANHSGYVQVDWKKVEKDVNKAKKHLKKKANKAAPEINTFIEEATDFIKRNIVLSSGFVGGFFLGLAS comes from the exons ATGGCGACGGCGGACCGCAGAGAAG CAGGTCAGGATGAGCCAGAGAGCGAGGATGAGGTCTACGAGGTGGTGGACCTGACCGAATACGCTCGGAGGCACCAGTGGTGGAGCAGGGTGTTCGGGAGCAGCTCCGGCCCCATCACTGAGAAGTACTCGGTGGCCGCTCAGCTCATGATGGGGGGGGTGACTGGATG GTGTGCCGGTTACCTCTTCCAGAGAGTTGGGAAGATTGCTGCTACGGCTGTAGGGGGAGGTTTCCTCCTGTTACAG ATCGCCAATCATAGTGGATACGTGCAGGTGGACTGGAAGAAGGTGGAGAAGGAtgtgaacaaagcaaaaaagcacctgaagaagaaagCAAACAAAGCCGCTCCTGAAATTAACACATTCATTGAGGAG GCCACAGATTTCATCAAGCGGAACATCGTCCTGTCCAGCGGCTTCGTCGGCGGCTTCTTCCTGGGCCTGGCCTCCTGA
- the LOC137912065 gene encoding FUN14 domain-containing protein 1 isoform X1, which produces MATADRREGQDEPESEDEVYEVVDLTEYARRHQWWSRVFGSSSGPITEKYSVAAQLMMGGVTGWCAGYLFQRVGKIAATAVGGGFLLLQIANHSGYVQVDWKKVEKDVNKAKKHLKKKANKAAPEINTFIEEVKATDFIKRNIVLSSGFVGGFFLGLAS; this is translated from the exons ATGGCGACGGCGGACCGCAGAGAAG GTCAGGATGAGCCAGAGAGCGAGGATGAGGTCTACGAGGTGGTGGACCTGACCGAATACGCTCGGAGGCACCAGTGGTGGAGCAGGGTGTTCGGGAGCAGCTCCGGCCCCATCACTGAGAAGTACTCGGTGGCCGCTCAGCTCATGATGGGGGGGGTGACTGGATG GTGTGCCGGTTACCTCTTCCAGAGAGTTGGGAAGATTGCTGCTACGGCTGTAGGGGGAGGTTTCCTCCTGTTACAG ATCGCCAATCATAGTGGATACGTGCAGGTGGACTGGAAGAAGGTGGAGAAGGAtgtgaacaaagcaaaaaagcacctgaagaagaaagCAAACAAAGCCGCTCCTGAAATTAACACATTCATTGAGGAGGTAAAG GCCACAGATTTCATCAAGCGGAACATCGTCCTGTCCAGCGGCTTCGTCGGCGGCTTCTTCCTGGGCCTGGCCTCCTGA
- the LOC137912065 gene encoding FUN14 domain-containing protein 1 isoform X4 → MAEREDEPESEDEVYEVVDLTEYARRHQWWSRVFGSSSGPITEKYSVAAQLMMGGVTGWCAGYLFQRVGKIAATAVGGGFLLLQIANHSGYVQVDWKKVEKDVNKAKKHLKKKANKAAPEINTFIEEATDFIKRNIVLSSGFVGGFFLGLAS, encoded by the exons ATGGCGGAACGCGAG GATGAGCCAGAGAGCGAGGATGAGGTCTACGAGGTGGTGGACCTGACCGAATACGCTCGGAGGCACCAGTGGTGGAGCAGGGTGTTCGGGAGCAGCTCCGGCCCCATCACTGAGAAGTACTCGGTGGCCGCTCAGCTCATGATGGGGGGGGTGACTGGATG GTGTGCCGGTTACCTCTTCCAGAGAGTTGGGAAGATTGCTGCTACGGCTGTAGGGGGAGGTTTCCTCCTGTTACAG ATCGCCAATCATAGTGGATACGTGCAGGTGGACTGGAAGAAGGTGGAGAAGGAtgtgaacaaagcaaaaaagcacctgaagaagaaagCAAACAAAGCCGCTCCTGAAATTAACACATTCATTGAGGAG GCCACAGATTTCATCAAGCGGAACATCGTCCTGTCCAGCGGCTTCGTCGGCGGCTTCTTCCTGGGCCTGGCCTCCTGA
- the LOC137912065 gene encoding FUN14 domain-containing protein 1 isoform X2, with product MATADRREGQDEPESEDEVYEVVDLTEYARRHQWWSRVFGSSSGPITEKYSVAAQLMMGGVTGWCAGYLFQRVGKIAATAVGGGFLLLQIANHSGYVQVDWKKVEKDVNKAKKHLKKKANKAAPEINTFIEEATDFIKRNIVLSSGFVGGFFLGLAS from the exons ATGGCGACGGCGGACCGCAGAGAAG GTCAGGATGAGCCAGAGAGCGAGGATGAGGTCTACGAGGTGGTGGACCTGACCGAATACGCTCGGAGGCACCAGTGGTGGAGCAGGGTGTTCGGGAGCAGCTCCGGCCCCATCACTGAGAAGTACTCGGTGGCCGCTCAGCTCATGATGGGGGGGGTGACTGGATG GTGTGCCGGTTACCTCTTCCAGAGAGTTGGGAAGATTGCTGCTACGGCTGTAGGGGGAGGTTTCCTCCTGTTACAG ATCGCCAATCATAGTGGATACGTGCAGGTGGACTGGAAGAAGGTGGAGAAGGAtgtgaacaaagcaaaaaagcacctgaagaagaaagCAAACAAAGCCGCTCCTGAAATTAACACATTCATTGAGGAG GCCACAGATTTCATCAAGCGGAACATCGTCCTGTCCAGCGGCTTCGTCGGCGGCTTCTTCCTGGGCCTGGCCTCCTGA